The sequence TGGGGAAAAGCGCTGGCAAGTTCGGTGAAGGCACTTTGCCATTGATCTTGTTGTAGCTCAAAAGAAAGCCACTGCTCATCCTGACGGTCAGTGGCAGGTGCGTAGACCCAAAGCTTATCGGCACAGACATACACACCCAGTGTGATACTGGCCTGTTTGGCTTGCCAAAAGGCCAACCGAGCAAAAAGTCCTTTATCCATAAAATGCCTGTCTTCCGATAAAGTTAAAGCTTGAGTGATAAGCCTGCAAATAGCACTATTTCTAAACCACGAGGAGGATATAAGCTCACTGCATTTGAAATGTGAAAGCTGTTATATCCAGCGTCATAATTTTGGCACAAGCTAGTTTAGCCGCTAATCAGTGAATTTTATAGAGAAATCCTACAATTCGGCCCTATTATTCCACAGGGATCACATCACTCACAGAGAGAAATATGGCCTATTGCAACTCTACGGGATCGCTAAAATACATGCCCTGAGCCATCCCCACCCCAAGGATTTGCAGGGTTTGCCATTCTTCAAATACTTCAACGCCTTCAGCACTCACTAGCACTTCAGTACGATATAAACCACCGATTAAACTGCGAATAAATAATTGATTTTCAGGGCGCAAATGAATATGTCGCACGATAGAACGGTGCAATTTAATCATGTCGAAATGACACTCTCGGATATAGTAAGTGCCAACAACCTGTTGCCCTACATGGTCAACACAGAGGCGAGCCCCCATCTTACTGATCATATCGAGTTTAGGCTGCAGTTTATCTTGATGCTGGACCACTATGTCCTCAGATACCTCAAAAATCAGTTGAGGCGTCAAATGGCGATATTCAAGCAAGGTGGTTTTAAGCCAATGCGTAAAAGCGCGGCTCATCAAAGTATCTAGGCTAAGATTCACACTGTAGACTTGGCCTTTATGCTGTTCTTGCCCAAGCAAAACCAACACACGCTCAATCATTTGCCGCTCAATTTGCGGCATCAAACCACATTTATTAGCCATAGGGATAAACAACGTCGCCCGCACTAATGCTCCTTGATTATCCCTCGCCCGAGTAAAGATCTCTTTATGGTGCTCAACCCCGTCGGAATCCATAATCGGCTGACTGAAGGGATAAAAACGCCGCTGAACTAAAGCATTCTCTAAGAAGCTGCGCCAACGCACCGAACCCTTTGCAAACTCTTCATCAATCGCACCTTTATCATACATAAACCAATTACTGTTACCTTGTAATTGGGCTGCACGTAACGCCATATCGGCTTCATCGAGCAGCTGATTAACATTATCCCCCGCCGTAAAGTAAGCGCAGCCTAAATGGTAAAAGTTATCCCGATTGTCAACGCCATCGGGCAAAGGTTGGCTCAAGCAGACTTTCAGCAATTTGCTCGCGAGCTGGTCGGCTTCAATCAGGGAGACATGGGGCACTACAATCGCAAATTGATTGTGGGTACGTCGCGCAAATATGCTATTGGGTAAACTTTGCAAAATGGAGTTAATGCCATTGACCGTCGCATGGAGTAGATCTTTAACAGCGCCCTCCCCTTTTGCCTGTTGTATAAAATCGAGGTCATCCATTTCTAGCAGATAAATCACCCCATGAGCGACCATGCCTTGGTCGTGACTCAAGGCATCAAGACGGTTATTTAAAAACAACCGATTACCAATACGGGTTTGTGCATCTAAAAAAGTATTGGAACGAATAAATTTATCGAAACGACCGCGTTCTTTGTGAGCATCCTGCAATTCCTCAAGCAGCTTGGTCAGCGCTCGATTGATTAACCTTGGTTTGCCATTACCGGGCGTAGCGAGGGCTTGCTCATGTTTACCCTGTAAAATCAATCGACTACGCTGTGCAAGCTCCTCAATCCCATCCAACTGTTGTGATAACCATATATGCCCGAAACGCACCAGCGCGATAACCGCCAGCAAGCCAACGCCCAAAATGAGCAGCTCATACCAACTGATACTGTAATGGTCGAAAGGTTGCGGCAAACTCAATGTCATACTGAGGCCCGACTGAGGATCAAGCAAATGGGTATACACCATGGGATTTTGAGTTTGCACATTGCCTTGATAGGCAAATAGCACTTCGCTCTTCATGGTTAAACGAAATTCGACGGCGTTAAAGGCAAGCAACATGGGAGGCAGCCAGGATTCTAACTCCCAATCTGGCTGAGTGTGGTAATGCTCTATCAGCAAGGTTTCAAGCTCTGCCACTTTCTGCTGCTGAAACTTATAGGTCAACTGCACAAAGCTCATCATGGCGCAAAGTAAAAATACAAAGGCGATAGCGGCCAAAGACATCAACCAAAAGCTGGTTAATTTTGTTGTTAACATTCGAGTGAATTTCATCGATCCGCTATCCTGCAGAATTATTATAATTATCGGCGCACTCTTAACATGAGCTAAACAAATGCTACTCAAGATTATTCAGTAGCATAAGCTAAAAGGCAACCCAGGATTTATTTTCAAAGACGCTAAAAATCGCGTCAATTGCAGAAATATCATCCAAGGCTAAAACAAAAAAGAGGCTAATTAGCCTCTTTTTCATTAACCGTACAGTTGCTTAATCCGCATATTTGGGCAAAGTGGTAATTGTCGCAACACCCGAATCAATGGCCGCCTTTGCCACAGCACGGGCCACACGAGGTAATAAACGTGGGTCCATGGGTTTTGGCAACACATATTCAGAGCCAAAACTTAATGAACTCACCTTTGGATACGCTTTAAGGACACTTGCAGGTACCGCTTCTTTCGCTAATTCGGCAATGGCATGCACTGCGGCAATCTTCATCTCATCGTTAATACAAGATGCGCGCACATCTAATGCGCCGCGGAAAATAAACGGGAAACACAGCACGTTATTTACTTGGTTTGGATAGTCGCTGCGGCCAGTTCCCATAATCAGATCGCTACGAGTAGCATGGGCAAGCTCTGGCTTGATCTCAGGATCTGGGTTTGAGCAAGCAAAAATCACCGGTTTATCCGCCATCATGGCTACTTCTTCGGCACCAATCACATTAGGACCAGATAAACCTAAGAAAACGTCGGCGCCTTTAATCACATCTTGCAAGGTACGCTTGTCAGTCTCATTCGCAAATAAGGCTTTATATTCATTCAGATCAGTACGCCCCGAATGGATAACACCTTTGGTGTCTAGCATGTAGATGTTGGCACGGTTGGCGCCACACTTCACTAACATGGTCATACAGGCGATAGCCGCTGCGCCAGCGCCCATACACACAAAGATCGCATCGCTAATCAGTTTACCTTGAATTTCTAAGGCGTTAATCATGCCAGCAGCGGTTACGATCGCCGTACCATGCTGGTCATCGTGAAACACAGGCACATTACAACGCGCAATTAACTCACGTTCGATAACAAAGCATTCTGGCGCTTTAATATCTTCAAGGTTAATCCCACCAAATGTGCCAGCAATGGCCGCAACTGTGTTAATAAACTCTTGCGCAGTGTTGTGAGTCACTTCAATATCGGTCGAGTCGATATTAGCAAAGTGTTTAAACAACAGCGCCTTACCCTCCATCACAGGTTTTGAAGCCAATGGGCCTAGGTTGCCTAAGCCCAGAATCGCAGTACCGTTAGAGATAACGGCTACAGTGTTACCTTTATTTGTATAGCGATATGCATTTTCAGGATTAGCGGCAATTTCACGGACAGGCTCGGCCACACCAGGACTGTAGGCTAGTGCGAGATCGTGGCTCGTTTCAGCGGGTTTAGTGAGGCATACTGCAGTTTTACCGGGAACGGGGAATTCATGATAATCGAGTGCTTGTTGACGAATATCTGACATTTTAACATCCTGAAATGCGACATTTATAAGTATGGAAGTGAAGTAAAGCCGACCGACTCAAGATCACCTCATTTGTGGGTGATTTAAACAGTGTGGCAGGTCGCGGTAAGATACGTCAATTAGGTCACATTTTAAATAAGATCTTGAGAAATTTCGCCTTTACCAGCGAACAACCATTCTAAGCTATGTTTTATTATCTTATGTGACCCAATAAAGGACGATTACCCGTTTAAAACTGTAGAAAACAAACGAAAATATATAATAAAACAATGGTAAAAAGGCCATAAAAAGCCAAAAAATGTTGACTAAATTACAATAAAGACAGCTAACAGCGTTATCTTATAGTTTATTGCTATAAATAAGTCGATTTATCGCAATGGAAACATGAAGAAAGCGATAATGATGATTTTTAATTGAAGTCGTACCAGAAAGGTAAAAAAGTACCGATTACGTGCCAGCGGAGATATGAAATGCAAAAAGGCGCCAGAGGCGCCTTTTTAGAAACATTGCGAACGCAATTATTTCTTGCCAAGCATACCGAAACGCTTGTTGAATTTGTCGATACGACCGCCTGTATCAACAACTTTTTGTGTACCAGTGTAGAATGGGTGACATGCACCACAAACGTCTAAGTGCAGGTCTTTACCTACAGTAGAGTTCACTTTAATTACGTTGCCACAAGTACAGTTTGCAGTGATTTCTGCGTATTCTGGGTGGATACCTGGTTTCATTTGGGTTACCTCAAGTAAGGCCATGTCGCTCTTCCAACCCGAAGTCGGACACCACATGCAGTTAATAACGATATGTTAGGGCGCAGGATATTACAGTATCGCCTAAGTGGATACAAGTAGATTATCTGCGCATTTTCTCGATAATCGATGCTTGCTAATAATTATTTCTCTGCTTCTATTTCCCAGTTTCTCGATCCTCAAAACTTGCCTTCGCAGCCTTTGCATCGGGATAGCGGGCGAGTATCTCGATTGATGGACAATACAAAGTCGCGTCTTTCTTTAAAGCGTTAATGCGGTTCTTAAAGAATGCCTTAGGATTGGCATCATGAATTGCCAACATCGCGCCATACACACTCACTTGCCATTCAACAGCATAGCGATTGGAAATACGCCATAGGGTTTCGTTATGATAATCCAGAGTACATCCCCCCGAGCTGGCCGCAATCACAACGTTATTGTCGGCTGATGATGCCGCTTCTGGCATAGATTTTTGTGTTTGAGTTTCGGGCACATTACTCGAGCCAACCTTATCAGATCCACGAGTATTCACATCCGGCGTTGCCTGTGCTGTGGCAGTTGATTTATCTGTTGTAGAGGCCTGCGGCTTTGATACCTCGGCTTCAAGCTTATCCCCTGGGAAGGTAAATCCGCTGGAACGAGGCACCACTGCCGATTCACTAGCGGCGGCAACAACAATAGGCGCCACTTCTTTTTCAGCGGTCACGAGATTAACCTCGGTCGCATTCTTGGTTGATTTAACAGCTGTGGCTTTATCATTTGCAGTCAGCGAATTAGCTTCCGTCTTTGAGGCCTTTATCGGCTTAACAACCGTTGTCTTTGCTAGCAATGTCGATGATTCGCCAGAGCCTGCATTCTCAAACAGTGGCAGGTTTTTCACCTCATACCACCGATCGACTCGATATTCGCGAACTAACAATCGCGCTTTAGGATCTGTCACATTCTCCAACCCGAACAGTAACAACATAAAACGATTCACTGGCAGCGCCATCAACTTTTCTTCCCGCGTTGACTGACGCAATACAAACTCCAAACGCGTCATATCCTGATCATCAGTGACCACATTAACGCGCATCTTAGGGTGGGACCCTAACTCAAACATAGGTCCATTAAAGCTAACATGAGACACTTGAGCTAAGCAGGAAAAACTATAGCTTAAGGCTAACAATCCTAGTAACTTTAATACGTTACTCATACATACTCCCAACCATCCCTAGACACTCCCTGATAAAGACTAGCCCTAACTCGCTGCGCTGAGTACACTAAACCTCATTTCCCTTTTAGACTCGCCCAGCATATGTCACTGTTTGTTGAAGTTGCGTTACCTGTGCCTATGCGGCAAAACTTTACTTATCGCGTAAAGACAAACGAACAAAACGATGATAGCCCCCAAGCCAAACCACAGATTGGCGTACGGGTAAAAGTGCCCTTTGGGCGGCAGCAACTTATTGGTCTCGTTACCGCCATCACCGACAGCTGCGATCTGGCGCCAAC comes from Shewanella oneidensis MR-1 and encodes:
- the csrD gene encoding RNase E specificity factor CsrD; translation: MKFTRMLTTKLTSFWLMSLAAIAFVFLLCAMMSFVQLTYKFQQQKVAELETLLIEHYHTQPDWELESWLPPMLLAFNAVEFRLTMKSEVLFAYQGNVQTQNPMVYTHLLDPQSGLSMTLSLPQPFDHYSISWYELLILGVGLLAVIALVRFGHIWLSQQLDGIEELAQRSRLILQGKHEQALATPGNGKPRLINRALTKLLEELQDAHKERGRFDKFIRSNTFLDAQTRIGNRLFLNNRLDALSHDQGMVAHGVIYLLEMDDLDFIQQAKGEGAVKDLLHATVNGINSILQSLPNSIFARRTHNQFAIVVPHVSLIEADQLASKLLKVCLSQPLPDGVDNRDNFYHLGCAYFTAGDNVNQLLDEADMALRAAQLQGNSNWFMYDKGAIDEEFAKGSVRWRSFLENALVQRRFYPFSQPIMDSDGVEHHKEIFTRARDNQGALVRATLFIPMANKCGLMPQIERQMIERVLVLLGQEQHKGQVYSVNLSLDTLMSRAFTHWLKTTLLEYRHLTPQLIFEVSEDIVVQHQDKLQPKLDMISKMGARLCVDHVGQQVVGTYYIRECHFDMIKLHRSIVRHIHLRPENQLFIRSLIGGLYRTEVLVSAEGVEVFEEWQTLQILGVGMAQGMYFSDPVELQ
- a CDS encoding malic enzyme-like NAD(P)-binding protein is translated as MSDIRQQALDYHEFPVPGKTAVCLTKPAETSHDLALAYSPGVAEPVREIAANPENAYRYTNKGNTVAVISNGTAILGLGNLGPLASKPVMEGKALLFKHFANIDSTDIEVTHNTAQEFINTVAAIAGTFGGINLEDIKAPECFVIERELIARCNVPVFHDDQHGTAIVTAAGMINALEIQGKLISDAIFVCMGAGAAAIACMTMLVKCGANRANIYMLDTKGVIHSGRTDLNEYKALFANETDKRTLQDVIKGADVFLGLSGPNVIGAEEVAMMADKPVIFACSNPDPEIKPELAHATRSDLIMGTGRSDYPNQVNNVLCFPFIFRGALDVRASCINDEMKIAAVHAIAELAKEAVPASVLKAYPKVSSLSFGSEYVLPKPMDPRLLPRVARAVAKAAIDSGVATITTLPKYAD
- the rpmE gene encoding 50S ribosomal protein L31, with the protein product MKPGIHPEYAEITANCTCGNVIKVNSTVGKDLHLDVCGACHPFYTGTQKVVDTGGRIDKFNKRFGMLGKK
- a CDS encoding FimV/HubP family polar landmark protein, whose amino-acid sequence is MSNVLKLLGLLALSYSFSCLAQVSHVSFNGPMFELGSHPKMRVNVVTDDQDMTRLEFVLRQSTREEKLMALPVNRFMLLLFGLENVTDPKARLLVREYRVDRWYEVKNLPLFENAGSGESSTLLAKTTVVKPIKASKTEANSLTANDKATAVKSTKNATEVNLVTAEKEVAPIVVAAASESAVVPRSSGFTFPGDKLEAEVSKPQASTTDKSTATAQATPDVNTRGSDKVGSSNVPETQTQKSMPEAASSADNNVVIAASSGGCTLDYHNETLWRISNRYAVEWQVSVYGAMLAIHDANPKAFFKNRINALKKDATLYCPSIEILARYPDAKAAKASFEDRETGK